The proteins below are encoded in one region of Manis pentadactyla isolate mManPen7 chromosome 2, mManPen7.hap1, whole genome shotgun sequence:
- the RAD1 gene encoding cell cycle checkpoint protein RAD1, translated as MPLLTQRIQDENDYSLVASLDNVRNLSTILKAIHFREHATCFATKNGIKVTVENAKCVQANAFIQAGIFQEFTVQEESVTFRINLTVLLDCLSIFGSNPMPGTLTALRMCYQGYGYPLMLFLEEGGVVTVCKINTQEPEETLDFDFCSTNVINKIILQSEGLREAFSELDMTSEVLQITMSPDKPYFRLSTFGNAGSSHLDYPKDSDLIELFHCNQTQVNRYKICLLKPSTKALVLSCKVSIRTDNRGFLSLQYMIRNEDGQICFVEYYCCPDEEICESES; from the exons ATGCCTCTCCTAACCCAACGGATCCAAGATGAGAATGATTACAGCTTAGTGGCCAGCCTTGACAACGTTAGGAATCTCTCCACTATCTTGAAGGCTATTCACTTCCGAGAACATGCTACATGTTTCGCTACTAAAAATGGAATCAAGGTTACGGTAGAAAATGCAAAGTGTGTGCAAGCAAATGCTTTTATTCAG gCCGGAATATTTCAAGAGTTTACAGTTCAGGAAGAGTCTGTTACTTTTCGAATTAATTTAACTGTCCTTTTAGACTGTTTATCTATTTTTGGATCAAATCCAATGCCAG GAACTTTAACTGCACTTCGAATGTGTTACCAGGGTTATGGTTACCCTTTGATGCTATTTCTGGAAGAAGGAGGAGTGGTAACAGTCTGTAAAATCAATACTCAGGAGCCTGAGGAGACTCTAGATTTTGATTTCTGCAGCACCAAtgttattaataaaattattctgCAGTCAGAGGGGCTCCGTGAAGCATTTTCTGAATTGGATATGACGAGTGAGGTCCTACAGATCACGATGTCTCCTGACAAGCCTTATTTCCG GTTATCTACTTTTGGGAATGCAGGAAGTTCCCACCTTGACTATCCCAAAGATTCTGATTTGATTGAATTATTTCATTGTAATCAGACCCAGGTCAACAG ATACAAGATTTGTTTACTGAAACCCTCTACAAAGGCATTAGTCCTGTCTTGTAAGGTATCTATTCGGACTGATAACCGAGGATTCCTCTCATTGCAGTATATGATTAGAAATGAAGATGGTCAGATATGTTTTGTGGAATATTATTGCTGCCCTGATGAAGAAATTTGTGAATCTGAGTCTTAA